A window of the Natronospira proteinivora genome harbors these coding sequences:
- a CDS encoding D-(-)-3-hydroxybutyrate oligomer hydrolase, translated as MSVSQDWNRSGSHGGFGERLCLAGLLCLLLVSVSGCERDSPESPPTFYEPVGELRVTSHEDLVSAGQGWDGLQGQAPALAEPEQADHEDKRRLAMHANWTAIVDVHGPSPFGDDSLPRIPGQEFHQFIRLDGHSQPTRLLMQFPDSFNSEQPCLVAAPASGSRGVYGAVGLAAKWSLERGCALVMTDKGAGTDHFDLAAGKGMTLDARVAAPDEAVLGFAQDAGEGATLVAMQHAHSQDHPEADWGSFTLAAIDQALTWLEESTPEHDVDRAGVRVIAAGLSNGGGAVLRAAEADQAGLVDAVLAVAPNITVEGAPSLYDYATLAGLYQPCLLADQDALSGMSLAQPGQLAEGRQACETLAEAGWLEAADPAEAAEQLTRAGFTDKALSQSAINAGFGLWRSVAANYASAYLRRGADDMPCGYRTALVDEAGAPRSATAVERHQWWSLSTGIAPDEMIQLLDGEGQPPMAGLGCLRELWIGDSEEADHLRRAVADTRASGALPEIPVLILHGDMDGLVPPAFSSRPYVEAALAAGADRLVYREIPGGQHFDALLALPGMRERHVPLMPYAQSGLERLWQVLDGEEALDSPLVLPGELGNELPEAEQWP; from the coding sequence ATGAGCGTGAGTCAGGACTGGAATCGTAGCGGTAGCCATGGCGGGTTCGGCGAGCGGCTTTGTCTGGCAGGTCTGTTGTGTCTGTTGCTGGTGTCGGTGAGCGGCTGTGAGCGGGATTCACCTGAGTCGCCGCCAACGTTTTACGAGCCAGTGGGGGAGCTAAGGGTTACCTCACACGAGGATCTGGTTTCGGCCGGGCAGGGCTGGGATGGCCTGCAAGGCCAGGCGCCGGCGCTTGCGGAGCCGGAACAGGCCGACCACGAGGACAAGCGGCGTCTGGCCATGCATGCCAACTGGACCGCGATTGTCGATGTCCATGGCCCCTCACCCTTTGGCGACGATAGCCTGCCGCGCATCCCGGGGCAGGAATTCCATCAGTTCATTCGCTTGGATGGTCACAGCCAACCGACACGCCTGCTGATGCAGTTCCCGGACTCGTTCAACAGCGAGCAGCCCTGTCTGGTGGCTGCGCCGGCATCCGGCTCTCGGGGTGTCTACGGCGCCGTTGGTCTGGCGGCCAAATGGTCGTTGGAGCGCGGTTGCGCCTTGGTGATGACAGACAAGGGGGCGGGAACAGATCATTTCGACCTGGCTGCCGGGAAGGGCATGACGCTGGATGCCCGTGTTGCCGCCCCCGATGAAGCAGTTCTGGGGTTTGCACAGGATGCTGGCGAGGGGGCGACGCTGGTGGCCATGCAACACGCCCATTCTCAGGATCACCCCGAGGCTGACTGGGGAAGCTTCACCTTGGCAGCCATTGACCAGGCGTTGACTTGGTTGGAGGAATCCACCCCGGAACATGACGTGGACCGGGCAGGGGTAAGGGTGATCGCCGCCGGACTGTCCAATGGGGGCGGTGCCGTGTTGCGGGCTGCCGAGGCCGACCAGGCGGGACTGGTTGATGCGGTACTGGCGGTGGCGCCAAACATCACAGTGGAGGGTGCGCCTTCCTTGTATGACTACGCCACCCTTGCAGGCCTGTACCAACCCTGCCTGCTGGCGGATCAGGACGCCCTGTCCGGGATGAGTCTGGCCCAGCCGGGCCAGTTGGCGGAAGGCCGTCAGGCCTGCGAGACACTCGCCGAAGCGGGCTGGCTTGAAGCGGCGGACCCGGCCGAGGCCGCCGAGCAGCTGACCCGGGCCGGGTTCACGGACAAGGCATTGAGCCAGTCGGCGATTAATGCCGGATTCGGTCTGTGGCGTTCCGTGGCCGCCAATTACGCTTCGGCCTATCTCCGGCGCGGTGCCGACGACATGCCCTGTGGCTACCGTACTGCCCTGGTGGATGAGGCGGGTGCACCACGCTCGGCTACCGCAGTGGAGCGACATCAATGGTGGTCGCTCAGCACGGGTATCGCACCCGACGAGATGATTCAGTTGCTGGACGGGGAGGGGCAACCACCCATGGCGGGATTGGGCTGTCTACGCGAACTCTGGATTGGTGACAGCGAAGAAGCCGATCACTTGCGACGGGCCGTTGCCGACACGCGGGCCAGCGGTGCATTGCCCGAGATTCCGGTATTGATTCTGCATGGCGACATGGATGGTTTGGTTCCACCGGCTTTCAGTAGCCGTCCCTACGTGGAGGCGGCCTTGGCGGCGGGCGCGGATCGACTGGTTTATCGCGAGATCCCGGGCGGCCAGCATTTTGATGCCTTGCTAGCTCTGCCCGGAATGCGTGAGCGGCATGTTCCCTTAATGCCCTATGCCCAGTCGGGCCTGGAACGCCTCTGGCAGGTGCTGGACGGGGAAGAAGCCCTGGATTCGCCCCTGGTCTTGCCGGGCGAGCTGGGTAATGAATTGCCCGAAGCCGAGCAGTGGCCTTGA
- a CDS encoding 3-hydroxybutyrate dehydrogenase, with translation MSQRHVLITGAGSGIGAGIARDLAANGEQITVTDLSREALDNTVTAIRKEGGEVEALPLDVASDESVNAALDALDRPVDVLVNNAGLQHVAALAEFPMDKWDQLIQIMLVGAARVTRAVLPGMQERDFGRIINIGSIHSLVASPYKSAYVAAKHGLLGLSKVVALETAKSDITINTICPTYVKTPLVEQQIEDQARSHGIPKSRVVDEIMLKPMPKGVFISFEELAGICRFLMGPAARNITGQTITVDGGWTVT, from the coding sequence ATGTCGCAGCGACATGTACTGATCACGGGCGCCGGCAGCGGTATCGGTGCCGGCATCGCACGCGACCTCGCTGCCAATGGCGAACAGATAACGGTGACCGACCTGTCTCGGGAAGCGCTGGACAATACCGTAACCGCAATCCGCAAGGAGGGCGGTGAGGTCGAAGCCCTGCCCCTGGACGTGGCAAGCGATGAGTCAGTCAATGCCGCCCTCGACGCCCTGGACCGGCCGGTGGATGTGCTCGTCAACAACGCCGGCCTGCAACATGTAGCGGCCCTGGCGGAATTCCCCATGGACAAGTGGGACCAGCTCATCCAGATCATGCTGGTGGGCGCGGCCCGAGTGACACGGGCGGTGCTGCCGGGGATGCAGGAACGGGATTTTGGACGGATCATCAACATAGGCTCCATCCATTCCCTGGTGGCCAGCCCCTACAAGAGTGCCTATGTGGCGGCCAAGCACGGCCTGCTCGGCCTCTCCAAGGTGGTGGCACTGGAAACAGCGAAATCAGACATTACCATCAACACCATTTGCCCCACCTATGTGAAAACGCCGCTGGTAGAGCAGCAGATCGAGGATCAGGCCCGCAGCCATGGGATCCCCAAGTCCAGAGTGGTGGACGAAATCATGCTCAAGCCCATGCCAAAGGGTGTTTTCATCAGTTTCGAGGAGCTGGCCGGCATCTGCCGCTTTCTGATGGGGCCGGCGGCGCGTAATATCACAGGACAGACCATTACTGTGGACGGCGGCTGGACCGTCACCTGA
- a CDS encoding response regulator, whose protein sequence is MPRVLIADDHPLFRAALSQALAQCLPDAELIEAQDLAQTHDCLTRHPDTDLVMLDLRMPGSQGLAGLAAIRCEYPSVAVVVVSGNEHPQVIRRALDHGAAGFIPKSAGLEELTEAIDAIMNCREWIPPGLEEAVASEHGGDEDLAARIASLTPQQFRVLQMVADGYLNKQIADRLSIQERTVKAHMSDIFQKLAVRNRTQAGVAFRQLSIDQGGEERRETEAAD, encoded by the coding sequence ATGCCACGCGTATTGATCGCCGATGATCACCCCCTGTTCCGGGCCGCCTTGAGCCAGGCCCTGGCCCAGTGTCTGCCTGATGCCGAGCTTATCGAGGCTCAGGACCTGGCCCAGACCCATGACTGCCTGACGCGCCACCCGGATACCGATCTTGTGATGCTCGACCTTCGCATGCCCGGTAGCCAGGGCCTCGCGGGCCTGGCTGCGATCCGTTGCGAGTACCCCTCCGTAGCCGTGGTCGTGGTCTCCGGCAATGAACATCCCCAGGTTATTCGCCGGGCCCTGGATCATGGCGCAGCCGGATTCATTCCCAAGAGTGCCGGGCTGGAAGAACTCACCGAAGCCATCGATGCCATCATGAATTGCCGGGAATGGATTCCACCGGGACTGGAAGAAGCCGTGGCCTCGGAGCACGGGGGGGACGAAGACCTGGCCGCCCGCATCGCCAGCCTGACCCCACAGCAGTTCCGGGTTCTGCAGATGGTCGCCGACGGCTATCTCAACAAACAGATTGCCGACCGGCTCAGTATCCAGGAACGCACCGTCAAGGCCCATATGAGCGATATCTTTCAGAAGCTGGCGGTACGTAACCGCACCCAGGCCGGCGTGGCCTTCCGCCAGCTGAGCATTGATCAGGGTGGCGAGGAACGCCGGGAAACCGAAGCCGCGGACTGA
- a CDS encoding NahK/ErcS family hybrid sensor histidine kinase/response regulator, whose amino-acid sequence MTQTVTIATLILAVLAWLGLLFAMASLGERPSRLWHRIWPTVYVLSLAVYCTAWTFYGTTTQAAEFGWPVPPTFIGTILLFVLGWPFLVRLVRLSKQHNSTSIADFIASRFGKSSSLAAAVTAVALIGLVPYIALQLKAVAMSFSALSMGEVGGGEPPAWQDLAFYVAVIIAVFAMVFGTRWAAATAHNRGLVFAMGFESLFKLAAMLALGGFVVFVLYSGPGDLLANTPRPEFRNLDSFFTLMLLGALAMFTLPHQFHIGIVECRDPAHMRTARWLFPLFLILISLPILPLARAGGELLGPAGVPPDLYVLQLPMMEGQTGLALFAFLGGLSAATGMVILASLTLSIMIGNHWLTPALLRHAGGREGKLPISVRTQRRLGILVVLLLAYGYSRALGVAEPLGDIGALSFSGLAQLAPAVVLAVYRPGLPDRAVLAGLIAGIAVWSYVLLVPLAVAALGWPAGWLMSGPLGLAWLAPEGLFGLGQLDVLPRAVASSLAVNLALIFLLARVLGPGRAPAGPVSGIETETLETIARRFLGSEQTARLFQGGSQGRSLERAVEHELSAMVGAASARLLLDAARQRAPAPLDTVADMVGEASARARFSREVLSGALENMSQGVCVVDDRLRLVAWNGAYLDLFDYPSELIQVGRPVADLIRHNARAGLLAAGDGEGAIERRLAHMRSGSRYRSERAWPDGRIIEIRGNPMPGGGFVATFTDVTDFRHAEEALRRINETLEQRVQSRTAELQQAKTEAERANEAKTRFLAAVSHDLVQPLNAAQLLTHSLAQRLEGREEAHSLQQIDGALGATESLLSGLLDISRLDAGGLRPRINRFPINELFSQLAGEFSLIAAERDLDLRWVASRAWVRSDAQMLRRILQNFLSNALRYTERGRVLLGCRRQDEELLVGVWDTGPGIEPDSRGVIFEEFRRLRADEAAPGLGLGLAIAERMARLLGHELVLESVPGRGTLFGVRVPRVAPGASSEREPARAGRDRLDCRALVVDNDSAMLASLSGLLSDWGCEVEEARDGEGAAAVCRRALPDVLVLDYHLDRSETGLAVLEGLRKDFGELPAILISADHGASLRQAAARAGCELLHKPLKPLALRSLLRRLMSARAQSAASVSRRSSPP is encoded by the coding sequence ATGACCCAGACGGTCACTATTGCCACTCTGATCCTGGCGGTCCTGGCCTGGCTGGGTCTACTCTTTGCCATGGCCTCCTTGGGCGAGCGGCCCAGTCGGCTTTGGCATCGAATCTGGCCCACGGTCTATGTTCTGTCCCTGGCGGTCTACTGCACCGCCTGGACCTTTTATGGCACCACTACCCAGGCGGCAGAGTTCGGCTGGCCGGTGCCGCCCACCTTTATTGGCACCATTCTGTTGTTTGTCCTTGGCTGGCCCTTCCTGGTCCGCTTGGTGCGGCTTAGCAAGCAGCATAATAGCACCAGCATCGCCGATTTCATCGCCAGCCGATTCGGCAAGAGTTCCTCCCTGGCGGCGGCCGTCACTGCTGTCGCATTGATTGGCCTGGTGCCTTATATCGCGCTGCAGCTCAAGGCCGTGGCCATGAGCTTCAGTGCCCTGAGCATGGGCGAGGTAGGAGGGGGCGAACCACCTGCCTGGCAGGATCTGGCGTTTTACGTGGCGGTGATCATCGCGGTGTTCGCCATGGTCTTCGGTACCCGCTGGGCGGCGGCCACCGCCCATAATCGGGGTCTGGTCTTTGCCATGGGCTTCGAGTCCCTGTTCAAACTGGCGGCCATGTTGGCCCTGGGGGGATTTGTCGTCTTTGTTCTTTACTCCGGGCCGGGGGATCTGCTCGCCAATACGCCGCGGCCGGAATTTCGCAACCTCGACAGCTTCTTCACCCTGATGCTGCTGGGTGCCCTGGCCATGTTTACCCTGCCGCATCAGTTCCACATCGGCATCGTTGAATGTCGTGATCCGGCCCACATGCGAACCGCCCGCTGGCTGTTCCCCCTGTTCCTGATACTGATCAGCCTGCCCATCCTGCCTCTGGCCCGGGCCGGTGGCGAGTTGCTGGGACCGGCTGGGGTGCCGCCCGATCTCTACGTGCTGCAGTTGCCAATGATGGAGGGGCAGACGGGGCTGGCACTGTTTGCCTTTCTTGGGGGGCTGAGCGCGGCCACTGGCATGGTTATTCTCGCCAGCCTCACCCTGTCGATCATGATCGGCAACCATTGGCTGACCCCCGCCCTGTTGCGGCACGCCGGCGGGCGCGAGGGGAAACTGCCCATTTCGGTCAGGACCCAGCGACGCCTGGGTATTCTGGTGGTGCTGCTGCTCGCCTATGGCTACAGCCGGGCCCTGGGGGTGGCCGAGCCCCTGGGGGATATCGGGGCGCTGTCCTTCTCCGGCCTTGCCCAGCTGGCCCCGGCGGTGGTGCTTGCCGTCTATCGTCCGGGCTTGCCCGACCGTGCCGTGCTTGCCGGTCTCATTGCCGGTATTGCGGTCTGGAGCTATGTCTTGCTGGTGCCGTTGGCGGTGGCCGCTCTGGGCTGGCCTGCGGGCTGGCTGATGAGTGGCCCATTGGGTCTGGCTTGGCTGGCACCGGAAGGCTTATTCGGCCTGGGCCAGCTTGATGTCTTGCCCCGGGCGGTGGCTAGCAGTCTGGCAGTAAACCTGGCCCTGATCTTTCTGCTGGCGCGCGTGCTTGGGCCGGGGCGGGCTCCCGCCGGACCTGTCAGCGGCATCGAGACTGAGACCCTGGAGACCATTGCCCGCCGTTTCCTCGGGAGCGAGCAGACCGCGCGCTTGTTCCAGGGCGGCAGCCAGGGCCGCAGCCTGGAACGCGCGGTGGAGCATGAACTATCGGCCATGGTGGGGGCCGCCTCTGCCCGGCTGTTGCTGGATGCGGCCCGCCAGCGCGCCCCGGCACCGCTGGATACGGTGGCGGACATGGTTGGGGAGGCTTCCGCCCGCGCCCGCTTCAGCCGTGAGGTTCTGTCCGGTGCGCTGGAAAACATGAGCCAGGGGGTGTGCGTGGTGGACGACCGTCTGCGCCTGGTGGCCTGGAATGGGGCCTACCTGGATCTATTCGATTATCCGTCCGAGTTGATTCAGGTTGGCCGGCCGGTTGCCGACCTGATACGTCACAATGCTCGCGCCGGTCTGCTGGCGGCGGGCGACGGTGAGGGTGCCATTGAACGCCGGCTGGCCCACATGCGTAGCGGATCCCGTTACCGCTCGGAGCGGGCCTGGCCGGATGGGCGGATCATTGAGATTCGTGGTAATCCCATGCCGGGGGGTGGTTTTGTGGCCACCTTCACCGACGTGACCGACTTCCGGCATGCCGAGGAGGCCTTGAGGCGGATCAACGAGACCCTGGAGCAGCGCGTGCAGTCGCGCACCGCCGAGTTGCAGCAGGCCAAGACTGAGGCGGAACGGGCCAATGAGGCTAAGACCCGTTTCCTCGCTGCTGTCAGCCATGATTTGGTTCAGCCGCTCAATGCTGCTCAGTTGCTGACCCATTCCTTGGCCCAGCGCCTGGAAGGCCGGGAGGAGGCCCACAGTCTTCAGCAGATCGACGGTGCCCTGGGGGCCACCGAGTCGCTGCTCAGTGGCTTGCTGGATATCTCGCGGCTGGATGCCGGGGGGCTCAGGCCACGCATCAACCGCTTCCCCATCAACGAGCTGTTCAGCCAATTGGCCGGGGAATTCTCTCTGATTGCCGCCGAGCGGGATTTGGACCTGCGTTGGGTTGCTAGTCGCGCCTGGGTGCGCAGTGATGCACAGATGCTGCGCCGTATCCTGCAGAATTTCCTGTCCAATGCCTTGCGCTATACCGAACGCGGGCGCGTGTTGTTGGGTTGTCGTCGACAGGATGAGGAATTACTGGTCGGCGTCTGGGACACCGGCCCAGGCATCGAGCCGGATTCGCGCGGCGTGATCTTCGAGGAATTCCGCCGTTTGCGCGCCGATGAAGCGGCACCGGGTTTGGGCCTTGGCCTGGCCATTGCCGAGCGTATGGCCCGCTTGCTTGGTCATGAACTGGTACTGGAGTCCGTGCCGGGACGGGGTACGCTCTTCGGGGTTAGAGTGCCGCGCGTGGCGCCCGGCGCGTCCAGCGAGCGCGAACCCGCCCGGGCCGGCCGGGATCGCCTGGACTGCCGGGCGCTGGTGGTGGATAACGATTCGGCCATGCTGGCTTCGCTCTCTGGCCTGTTGTCGGACTGGGGTTGCGAGGTGGAAGAGGCACGTGATGGTGAGGGAGCGGCGGCTGTCTGTCGGCGCGCATTGCCGGATGTGCTGGTGCTGGATTACCACTTGGACCGCAGTGAAACGGGCCTGGCGGTTCTGGAAGGTCTGCGTAAAGATTTCGGTGAGCTGCCAGCCATCCTGATCAGCGCCGATCATGGTGCTTCCCTGCGGCAGGCCGCGGCCCGGGCCGGCTGCGAGCTCCTCCACAAGCCCCTCAAGCCCCTGGCTCTTCGCTCCTTGCTGCGGCGCCTGATGTCGGCCCGGGCTCAGTCCGCGGCTTCGGTTTCCCGGCGTTCCTCGCCACCCTGA
- a CDS encoding TonB-dependent receptor has protein sequence MDIKRLSACSLVSLLLLPVPALTESAEAEQEEVQGQSQGQAADEEARDLGRVAVTTRRVEETLQEVPVAVTAFSSEDIRDLQAVQLDDIQGAVPNVNIAQGRASASSVNAFIRGIGQPDALQSFDPGVGIYVDDVYMSRIQGGLFNLFDVERVEVLRGPQGTLYGRNSPAGAIKLVTRTPGEVPEAIAEVGYGDYGRYNGQFYAGGGLGNDWAMSVSGLVTGMDGYVEDPISGRDFNDDDSEALRAKLHYDPAMDFNLTLSWDYTRQRAAATLGQQQEDLIQVDLATGESTVLMSAPEQDFDFRASTNLEPGQGQDLDHWGFSASWDLGLNEYWRMKGISAYRELDTDFWLDFDNSEFSVTESLVALDQSQFSQEFQFHYDGGDNFRAVTGLFYMEEDVPSHQRAIADDAFTFAGQPVDFLRTIDDDLRTTSYAVFGQGTWDFAERWQFSAGARYSRDEKEYFRTTTTYSNVELLEEIFAFEDKDSWSEITPSFSLSYEFDETMMAYGSASRGYKAGGFNGRANAPDDTGAFDPEIVDTYELGLKATFLDGRLLTNWAVFRSDYQDFQARVAEDIDSFPVINAGELRIDGLELEAVAQVADDTQLSMQLGLLDARYKEFFDVRADGADRSDDVVPFSPDMTFRLGLLHDFHLPNGGTLTFSGDTQYRDDTALSVDNQPRLFQEAYWLFNAQARYRTPDARWEVSAGVRNLSDELYKVDAQEFSSVGNIQGAFFGAPRHWMVSLRHYY, from the coding sequence ATGGATATCAAGCGACTTTCCGCATGCAGCTTGGTGAGTTTGTTGCTGCTGCCCGTTCCGGCCTTGACCGAAAGCGCGGAGGCGGAGCAGGAAGAGGTCCAAGGTCAAAGCCAAGGCCAAGCTGCCGATGAAGAAGCTCGTGATCTTGGGAGGGTGGCGGTGACCACCCGGCGGGTGGAAGAAACCCTCCAGGAAGTACCGGTGGCCGTGACTGCCTTCAGCAGCGAGGATATCCGAGATCTGCAGGCCGTACAGCTCGATGACATTCAAGGGGCGGTGCCCAACGTCAACATTGCCCAGGGCCGTGCATCGGCTAGTAGTGTGAATGCCTTTATTCGGGGCATTGGTCAGCCGGATGCACTGCAGAGCTTTGATCCGGGGGTGGGTATCTATGTGGATGATGTCTACATGTCCCGGATTCAGGGCGGGCTGTTCAATCTCTTTGATGTGGAACGGGTCGAGGTACTTCGTGGGCCCCAGGGGACACTCTATGGCCGAAACTCACCGGCGGGGGCCATTAAGCTTGTGACGCGCACGCCCGGGGAGGTTCCCGAAGCCATTGCCGAGGTCGGATATGGCGATTACGGCCGTTACAACGGTCAGTTTTATGCGGGCGGAGGCCTGGGTAATGACTGGGCTATGTCCGTCTCTGGCCTGGTTACTGGCATGGACGGCTATGTGGAAGATCCCATTTCCGGGCGCGACTTCAATGATGACGATAGCGAGGCTCTACGCGCCAAGCTTCACTATGATCCGGCAATGGATTTCAATCTGACCCTGAGTTGGGATTACACCCGTCAACGGGCAGCTGCCACCCTGGGCCAGCAACAGGAAGACCTGATCCAGGTTGATCTGGCCACGGGGGAAAGCACGGTGCTGATGTCGGCGCCGGAACAGGATTTTGATTTTCGTGCCTCCACGAATCTTGAGCCCGGGCAGGGCCAAGACCTGGACCACTGGGGTTTCAGTGCCAGCTGGGACCTGGGCTTGAACGAGTACTGGCGCATGAAAGGCATCAGTGCCTACCGGGAATTGGATACCGACTTCTGGCTTGATTTCGATAACTCTGAATTCTCGGTTACCGAATCTCTGGTGGCGCTGGATCAGTCTCAATTCAGCCAGGAATTTCAGTTCCATTACGATGGCGGCGACAACTTCCGGGCCGTGACCGGTCTTTTCTACATGGAGGAAGACGTGCCGTCCCATCAACGGGCTATCGCCGACGATGCCTTTACCTTTGCCGGCCAGCCCGTGGATTTCCTGCGCACCATTGATGACGACCTTCGCACCACCAGCTACGCCGTCTTTGGTCAAGGTACCTGGGATTTTGCCGAGCGCTGGCAGTTCTCCGCGGGTGCCCGTTATTCCAGGGACGAGAAGGAGTACTTCCGTACCACCACGACCTACTCCAACGTCGAGTTACTGGAAGAGATCTTTGCCTTCGAGGACAAGGACAGCTGGTCTGAAATTACGCCCTCATTCAGTCTGAGTTATGAGTTTGATGAGACCATGATGGCCTACGGCTCTGCCAGTCGCGGCTACAAAGCCGGGGGCTTCAATGGCCGTGCCAATGCGCCCGATGACACCGGGGCCTTTGATCCGGAAATCGTCGATACCTACGAACTGGGTCTGAAGGCCACCTTCCTGGATGGTCGCCTTCTGACCAACTGGGCGGTATTCCGCAGTGATTACCAGGATTTCCAGGCCCGGGTGGCCGAAGATATCGACAGCTTCCCGGTCATTAATGCCGGTGAGTTGCGGATCGATGGCCTGGAACTGGAGGCGGTGGCGCAGGTGGCGGATGACACCCAGCTTTCCATGCAGTTGGGCTTGCTGGATGCCCGCTACAAGGAATTTTTTGACGTCCGCGCCGATGGTGCCGACCGCTCCGATGATGTGGTGCCGTTTTCTCCCGATATGACTTTCCGTCTGGGGCTGCTTCACGACTTCCACTTGCCCAACGGCGGTACGCTGACCTTCAGCGGTGACACTCAGTATCGGGACGATACGGCGCTCAGCGTGGACAACCAGCCGCGCTTGTTCCAGGAAGCCTACTGGCTGTTTAACGCCCAGGCCCGTTACCGTACGCCGGATGCACGTTGGGAAGTATCGGCCGGTGTTCGCAACCTCAGCGATGAGCTTTACAAGGTGGACGCCCAGGAGTTCTCCAGTGTCGGTAATATCCAGGGGGCTTTCTTCGGGGCACCTCGCCACTGGATGGTGTCCCTGCGACATTATTATTGA
- a CDS encoding GntP family permease, producing MLSVIGLLGALTLLIYLTMRGLSLFVATPFCALIVALTSGLALLPPLAETEDMDLVSQYMEGFTGFIASWFFVFLLGSLFGKMMEASGSAESVANWIINHLGTKRAALAVVMACAVLTYGGVSLFVVAFSVYPMAVSLFREANLPRRFIPATLAFGSVTFTMTSAGSPEIQNWIPVEHLGTSPLAAWEASLIVAIFMATTGYWWLTWMLKRAVKRGETFDTREEDTATRRDNLPHPGLAIIPLSLVLGISFTTHDTLGTSALILALLAGCIGAALTNPRYLKAPGQALTDGGIGALIAIGNTSAVVGFGSVARVSPAFESAVDWVTGIPGAGLTTAALAVSVIAALTGSASGGQAIALPILGQHYIDQGVDPDQLHRTVAISSGALDSLPHNGYVVTTIRAICKETHAAAYAPVGALTVIVPLAGLVLCLGLFAIGL from the coding sequence ATGCTGAGTGTCATCGGATTGCTGGGCGCACTGACGCTTCTAATCTACCTCACCATGCGCGGGCTGAGCCTGTTCGTGGCAACACCCTTCTGTGCCCTGATTGTGGCCCTTACCAGCGGCCTGGCTCTGCTGCCTCCCCTGGCCGAAACCGAGGACATGGATCTGGTCAGTCAATACATGGAGGGCTTCACCGGCTTTATCGCCTCCTGGTTTTTCGTTTTCCTGCTCGGCTCCCTGTTCGGCAAAATGATGGAAGCCTCCGGCTCGGCGGAGAGCGTTGCCAACTGGATTATCAATCATCTGGGTACAAAACGGGCCGCTCTAGCGGTCGTAATGGCCTGCGCTGTACTGACCTATGGTGGCGTCAGCCTGTTCGTGGTGGCCTTCTCCGTCTACCCCATGGCGGTCAGCCTGTTCCGCGAGGCCAATCTGCCCCGCCGATTCATCCCCGCTACCCTGGCTTTCGGCTCCGTGACTTTCACCATGACGTCCGCGGGCTCGCCCGAGATTCAGAACTGGATTCCCGTTGAACACCTTGGAACCAGCCCCCTGGCCGCCTGGGAAGCCAGCCTGATTGTGGCCATCTTCATGGCCACTACCGGCTACTGGTGGCTGACCTGGATGCTGAAACGCGCGGTCAAGCGTGGGGAGACATTCGACACAAGGGAAGAAGATACCGCCACCCGCCGAGACAACCTGCCCCATCCGGGCCTGGCCATTATCCCGCTTAGTCTGGTGTTGGGCATTTCCTTCACCACCCATGACACCCTGGGCACCTCGGCCCTGATTCTGGCCCTGCTGGCCGGCTGCATCGGCGCCGCGCTGACCAATCCCCGTTATCTCAAGGCGCCGGGTCAGGCGCTCACCGATGGTGGAATCGGTGCCCTGATTGCGATCGGCAATACCTCCGCGGTGGTGGGCTTTGGCTCCGTCGCCCGCGTCTCACCCGCCTTCGAGTCGGCCGTGGACTGGGTTACCGGCATTCCCGGCGCCGGCCTCACCACCGCCGCCCTGGCCGTTTCCGTGATCGCCGCCCTCACCGGCTCCGCCTCCGGTGGCCAGGCCATCGCCCTGCCCATCCTGGGCCAGCACTACATTGACCAGGGCGTGGACCCCGATCAACTCCATCGCACCGTGGCCATTTCCTCTGGTGCCCTGGACTCCCTGCCCCATAATGGCTACGTGGTTACCACCATCCGCGCCATCTGCAAGGAAACCCATGCCGCAGCCTACGCCCCGGTGGGTGCCCTCACGGTCATCGTACCCCTGGCCGGCCTGGTCTTATGCCTGGGATTGTTTGCCATCGGGCTGTAA
- a CDS encoding spermine/spermidine synthase domain-containing protein produces MAKFMEIGTADIPGQGTRLRLLQRNDEFSIKIAGKTGELMSTRLHGSEDALGELACRRITQRKKPRVLIGGLGMGFTLRAALDSLSKDAEAVVSELVPGVVEWNHGPLGSASDYPLNDPRTQVVLGDVGKVLKQEVGGFDAIMLDVDNGPEGLTRKENNGLYSDAGLATAQKALRPDGVLAVWSAGQDRNFSERLRRAGFQVEECTVRAHRGKGAKHCIWLAW; encoded by the coding sequence ATGGCTAAATTCATGGAAATTGGGACGGCGGATATCCCCGGCCAAGGCACCCGACTCCGCCTGCTGCAGCGCAATGACGAATTCTCCATCAAGATTGCCGGCAAAACCGGCGAATTGATGAGCACCCGCCTGCACGGCTCGGAAGATGCCCTGGGCGAGTTGGCCTGCCGCCGCATCACCCAGCGGAAAAAGCCTCGAGTACTGATCGGTGGCCTGGGCATGGGGTTCACCCTGCGCGCGGCCCTGGACAGTCTGTCGAAAGACGCCGAAGCTGTCGTCTCGGAACTGGTCCCCGGTGTGGTGGAGTGGAACCATGGCCCCCTGGGATCGGCCTCCGACTACCCACTCAATGACCCGCGAACCCAAGTCGTTCTGGGCGATGTGGGAAAAGTGCTGAAGCAGGAAGTGGGCGGCTTTGATGCCATCATGCTGGACGTGGACAACGGCCCGGAAGGCCTGACCCGCAAGGAAAACAACGGGCTCTACTCCGATGCCGGCCTGGCCACCGCCCAGAAGGCCCTGCGTCCCGACGGCGTCTTGGCCGTCTGGTCCGCCGGGCAAGACCGGAATTTCAGCGAGCGCCTGCGCCGGGCCGGATTTCAGGTGGAGGAATGCACCGTCCGCGCCCACCGGGGCAAAGGCGCCAAACACTGCATCTGGCTGGCCTGGTGA